Genomic DNA from Streptomyces diastaticus subsp. diastaticus:
TCGACTACCCGAGCAGTGGGAGCGTATGGTTCCGCGTCAATCTGCGCATACCGGGACGAACTTTGTAGGGCGGACGAGTGAAGTGCCGGAAGGGGGCCCGGCCGCTCAGGTGGCGTCCGGCACCGGCACCCCGGCGGGCGCCGGGGTGTGTGCCCCGCGGCGCCGCAGGGTCTCCTCGTCGGTGCGGGCGTCGTGCGTCACGAGCCTGGACAGGGCGGCGGTGGGCAGGCCCGCCCAAGGCGAGGCAGGCGAGGCCGCCGGTCCGGATGGCGGAGCGGGTGCCGGTCCAGCCCGCCATCACCCCGCCCGCGCCTGGCCGAGCTGGGGGCCGATGCCGCAGGAGGGGATCTCGGTCCCGGTCAGACGCCCGCCGACGCCCCGCCGTGCAGCCCGGAGGCCGCGAGCAGGCCCAGCCGACCGCGCCCATCGCCCCGACCGTCAAGCGGTCCGGGTGCCTCTGCCCGGCCCGTCCCGGACCCGGCCGACCTCCCCAATCGCCCACATCGTGACATTCGCCCCATAGCGGTACGCTGGTTCGGACGGTGCCGCCGGGGGTGACGCTGCCCCACGTCCGGGCACCGGTACAGGCGCCCAGTCCCACCACGCGGGAGGAACCATGACCAACCCCGAGCAGGACCGGAAGCAGCAGGAAGGCCCGGCGGACGGGGGCGCGGCGGGGACGCCGGGCGTCCACGACGGCGGTGCGGACGGGGCGGCCGAGGGGCCCGCGGACGGCGGCGCCGCCGGTACGCCGGGCGTCCACGACGGCGGTGCCGACGGCGGCGCCGAGGGCCCGGCCGACGGTGGTGCGGCGGGTACGCCCGGTGTCCATGACGGGGGTGCGGACGGGGCGGCGGAAGGTCCCGCGGACGGGGGCGCGGCGGGGACGCCGGGCGTCCACGACGGCGGTGCGGACGGTGCCGCCGAGGGGCCCGCGGACGGCGGGGCCGCCGGTACGCCGGGCGTCCACGACGGTGGTGCGGACGGGGCGGCGGAAGGTCCCGCGGACGGGGGCGCGGCGGGGACGCCGGGCGTCCACGACGGTGGTGCCGACGGCAGCGCCGACGGGCCCGGCCGAGGCCGTTGACGCCCTCCCGGACCACGCGTGAGGACCCCGGCGTCGACGGCACCGGGGTCCTCGAAACGCGTCTGACCGGGCTGACCCGCGAGGAGTTCGCCCGCGACGTCTGGGCACGCACCGCGCTGCTCACCCGCCGGGCCGGTGACTTCGCCGATCTGTTCTCGGCCGGCGCCGTCGACGAGCTGATCGCCCGCCGAGGACTGCGCACCCCCTTCCTGCGCGTGGCCAGGAGCGGAGCCACGCTCCCCGACTCCGCCTTCACCGGGCCCGCCGGCGTCGGCGCCACCATCGCCGACCAACTCGACGACACCGCCCTGTGGCGCGAGTTCGCCGACGGCGCCACCCTCGTCCTCCAGGCCCTCCACCGGACCTGGGAGCCGGTCGCGGCGTTCTGCGCCGGGCTCAGCACGGAACTGGGGCACCCCGTCCAGGCCAACGCCTACGTCACCCCGCCGCAGAGCCGCGGCTTCGACGACCACTACGACGTCCACGACGTCTTCGTCCTCCAGATCGAGGGCACCAAGCGCTGGTCCGTCCACCGGCCCGTCCACCCCGACCCGCTCCGCGACCAGCCCTGGACCGATCGCCGGACCGCCGTCGCCGAGGCGGCCGAGGGCGAGCCCTACCTCGACACCGTGCTCGAACCCGGCGACGTCCTCTACCTCCCCCGGGGCTGGCTGCACGCCGCCCGGGCACAGGGCGAGGTCTCGGTCCACCTGACCCTCGGCGTGCACACCTGGACGAGGTACGCCCTGGCCGAGCACCTCGCGCAGGCCGCCCTGGCCGTGCTGCGCGAGGACCCCGCGCTGCGCGGCACGCTGCCGCTGGGCGTGGACGGCCCCGACGGTGAACTCGACCTGGTGCGTGAACGCCTGGCCGCCGCCGTGACCCGGGCCGATCCCGCCCCGCTCTTCCACCGGGCCCGGCGCGCGCAGGGCCGCCCCGCCCCCCTGGGGCCGCTGGCGCAGCTCGCGGCCGTCGACAGGCTCGGCCCCGGCACGTCCGTACGCCTGCGCCCCGCGCTCGCCCCACGGCTGGAGGGCGGACGCCTCACCACCCGGGTCGGCTGGCTCGACTTGCCGGACGACGAACTCCCCTCGGTGGCAAGGCTGCTCGACGGCGTGGCGCGTCCCGCCGGAGAACTCGGCGTCCCCCTCGTCGCGCGGCTGCTGCGGGCGGGTGTCCTGGTCCCCGGCGAGCAGGGCCCGCCGCTGTGACGCGGCCGCCCCGCTTCTTCTGCGCCGCCGCGGCCCGCCACCGGGGCGACCCGCTGGCGGGGACCGCCCCGTTCGGCCTCGTCTGGGTCCTCATCGAGTACCCGGGCGGCTGGCCGCCCAACGGGTTCGACGGCCTGGACCTGGAACCGGGCGTCAAGGCACTGGTGTTCTCCGCCGCCCAGGCGGTCAGGGCCCGCATCCTCCTGATCAGACGCCACGGCCGCCGCAGCCCCGGGGGGCCGTGGCGCTGGGCCGTCCTGCGGTACGGCGGCTCCGGCGGCCACCGCCAGCGGTGGGGCACCTGGAGCCAGGACGAGGACCTGGCGGGGATCGTCGCCGCCCTCGGCGCGCCGGGCGAGACGGGTCTGCCACCGGCCGTCCTCGTCTGCACGCACGGCCTCCACGACACCTGTTGTGCGATGCGAGGCCGGCCCGCCGCCCGCGCCCTGAGCGAGCGTCGGCCGGAACTCGTGTGGGAGTCGACCCACGTCGGCGGCGACCGGTTCGCCGCCAACGTGGTCGTCCTGCCCGACGGCGTCTACTACGGCGGACTCGACGCCGCCTCGTCCGTCACTGCGGTCGAGGAACACCTCGCCGACCGCGTCCACGCCGACCACCTGCGCGGCTACACCGACCTGGTCCCGGCGCAGCAGGTCGCCGTCGCCGCCGCGCTCCAGCACCTCGGCCCGGCCGGCCGGCACGCCTGGGCCGTCACCGCCACCACCCGCCTCGGCGACCTCTGGCACGTCCAGCTCGCCGGGCGGCCGCCACACCCTTTGACGGTCGAGGTGGAGGTCCGCTCCGCCCGCACGCCCCCACGCCAACTGACCTGCCGAGGACTGGCGCCGAGCTCGGCGGTCGTCCACGAGGCCACCTCACTGCGCCTGGGCTGACTTCTCACCTTCTCGACGGCGAACGCGCTGCCGCACGCGCCGATCGCCGGGCCCCCACGCCGACGAAGCCCCGCTTCGCGTGGCCGGACGCCGCTGGCCTGCCCTCTCCCCGCCGCCCTCGGCGCGTATGATCCTCTTCGCGCAGCGCGAGGGGAGGGGGCGCGGTATGTCGTTCCGATGGCAAACCCCGAAGACCTGGAGCACCTGGCGAAGCTCCTGGACGGACGCGGTGGTCTGGAAGAGCGCCTGGACGAGGCGTTCACCCGGGCCTCACAGCTCGGGGTGAGTGGGCACTTGACCGCGCTGAAGCCGATGAGGCCC
This window encodes:
- a CDS encoding BatC protein, translating into MTNPEQDRKQQEGPADGGAAGTPGVHDGGADGAAEGPADGGAAGTPGVHDGGADGGAEGPADGGAAGTPGVHDGGADGAAEGPADGGAAGTPGVHDGGADGAAEGPADGGAAGTPGVHDGGADGAAEGPADGGAAGTPGVHDGGADGSADGPGRGR
- a CDS encoding cupin domain-containing protein — translated: MTPSRTTREDPGVDGTGVLETRLTGLTREEFARDVWARTALLTRRAGDFADLFSAGAVDELIARRGLRTPFLRVARSGATLPDSAFTGPAGVGATIADQLDDTALWREFADGATLVLQALHRTWEPVAAFCAGLSTELGHPVQANAYVTPPQSRGFDDHYDVHDVFVLQIEGTKRWSVHRPVHPDPLRDQPWTDRRTAVAEAAEGEPYLDTVLEPGDVLYLPRGWLHAARAQGEVSVHLTLGVHTWTRYALAEHLAQAALAVLREDPALRGTLPLGVDGPDGELDLVRERLAAAVTRADPAPLFHRARRAQGRPAPLGPLAQLAAVDRLGPGTSVRLRPALAPRLEGGRLTTRVGWLDLPDDELPSVARLLDGVARPAGELGVPLVARLLRAGVLVPGEQGPPL
- a CDS encoding sucrase ferredoxin, which translates into the protein MTRPPRFFCAAAARHRGDPLAGTAPFGLVWVLIEYPGGWPPNGFDGLDLEPGVKALVFSAAQAVRARILLIRRHGRRSPGGPWRWAVLRYGGSGGHRQRWGTWSQDEDLAGIVAALGAPGETGLPPAVLVCTHGLHDTCCAMRGRPAARALSERRPELVWESTHVGGDRFAANVVVLPDGVYYGGLDAASSVTAVEEHLADRVHADHLRGYTDLVPAQQVAVAAALQHLGPAGRHAWAVTATTRLGDLWHVQLAGRPPHPLTVEVEVRSARTPPRQLTCRGLAPSSAVVHEATSLRLG